In a single window of the Longimicrobiaceae bacterium genome:
- a CDS encoding helix-turn-helix domain-containing protein has protein sequence QVRVPELRERPEDIPAIAMAAIGRWNERMEAARRIAGLSDETVAVLEAYDWPGNVRELMAAVEHACIVCDGQRILPCHLPEEIREGAAEGRRPAAEARNGEVPKRYQARDPGSEKDAILAALEEASGNRTRAAAALGMGRTTLWQKLKEYGI, from the coding sequence CCAGGTGCGCGTGCCCGAGCTGCGCGAGCGGCCGGAGGACATCCCCGCCATCGCCATGGCCGCCATCGGGCGGTGGAACGAGCGCATGGAGGCCGCGCGCCGCATCGCGGGGCTTTCGGACGAGACGGTGGCGGTGCTGGAGGCGTACGACTGGCCCGGCAACGTGCGCGAGCTGATGGCCGCGGTGGAGCACGCATGCATCGTCTGCGACGGCCAGCGCATCCTCCCGTGCCACCTGCCCGAGGAGATCCGCGAGGGCGCCGCCGAGGGCCGCCGCCCAGCCGCCGAGGCGCGCAACGGCGAGGTGCCCAAGCGCTACCAGGCGCGCGACCCGGGCTCGGAGAAGGACGCCATCCTCGCCGCACTGGAGGAAGCGTCCGGCAACCGCACCCGCGCCGCCGCCGCGCTTGGCATGGGGCGCACGACCCTGTGGCAGAAGCTGAAGGAGTACGGCATCTAG